GGTAGTGTAAAGATAAACGTAGAGCCCTTATTTGGCTCACTCTCTACCCATATTGTGCCCTCGTGTTCTTCAATAATTTTTTTACAAAGCCATAGCCCAAGACCACTGCCACTTGGTTTGGTACTGGGATCATCCCTAAGCTGTTTAAATTTTTCGAATACGATAGTCCTGGATTCTTTAGGTATGCCTATTCCTTCATCCTTGATAGAAATTTTCAAATAGTTACATTTATCTTTCATGCCATTGCTTTTTATTTTCTCTGTCCATATTTTTATTATTCCTCCATCAGGGCTGAATTTTATGGCATTCCCAATTAAATTGACAAACACCTGAATGAGCCGTTTTTCGTCACTAAGAACAATTTCGTTACCATTAAAATCGGCTTCAAAATTAATGCGTTTTGCACCGGCTACAGCCTGCAATACGAATAATGATTTCTTAAACACAGCTTTGATATTGATGAACCCGATTTCTGAATTGAATTCTCCCCTGTTTATTTTACTGATGTCTAATAGTTCCTCGATTAATTGGATCAACCGGTCTGATTCTTTATCGATAATATCGAGGAATTCTCTTTGACTTTTGGCATCACAGTTTTCAAGATCTTTTAAAATACCTGTAAAAGATTTGATTGAGGTTAAAGGCGTTCTTAATTCATGAGAAACAGTCGAAATAAATTCATCTTTCAATTGATCCAACTGACGTAACTGAGTCAACTCCTGCTGCTCTGTCAAATCGCGGCAAACGGCAATAGCGCCAATTTTTTCACCTTCATCATTTTTAAGAATGGTGGCATATATTTCCATCAAAAATCGTTTTTTACTTATTGGATTTCGATAAGAAAATTCATCTCGGTTTTCACCTTTTGTAAGAGTCAAATCAAATAATTGATCTAAAAAATCAACAAATTCCTGGTCAAACAATTCATTGTATCGTAATCCAATCGCTGTGTCATGTTGAGGGCCTAAAATTTCAACTGCCGCTGAATTGAACAGTGAAATCTTCTTATCAAGATCAATCGCTATAATGCCGTCTCCAACACTCTCGATTGAATTTTCCATAAATGATTTCATACTTGACAATACATGACTTTTTGTGGCCATTTCTTCATACAAGCGTGCATTCTCAAAAGCCACCCCAGCTTGCGATCCGATTAAAGTCAGTAGATCGGAATTATTAGATGTTATATCCTTTGAATTTATTTTAAGGAAAACGACCAACGCGCCAATTATTTTTTTACCTGTTAATAATGGAATAATGAGTAACGGATGATTACTTGCAATCTCATCATCCGGTGGTATTAATGATACTGTATCAGATTCACTAACCCATTTTAAATACCCGGAGCGTTCCAACCAGCGAAGATGTTTATCAAGTTTGCTATTTAATTTATATTCATTTTTTAGATGGTAATGATCTGCAAATTTCTCTTTTTCAATAAAAGCAGCTCCGGAAAACTCAACAACCTGCTGCAAAATTTTGATCACACATTTAAATACTTTATCGACTTGATGAATATCGCCTAAGCGTCTTGTTTCTTGAAAAATATGTTTATATTCCTCAAAATTATTTTGAAAATCTGCCTGTCCCTCTCCATTTGACCTTGTATAGTTTTCTTGTAGTAACGTTTTCACAATTTATCACCTCATTTCAAAACTGTATTTCCCTTATTTACTCACCATTAATTCGAGAAAACCAATAGCTTTATCATATTCATCGAAAATTTCTTCTTTTAACTCATAAATCTCAGGTTGCGTTATCCCCAATATTTGTTCAACAATTGGATCAATTGCTGGCATAAATGGATCGCCGCCATTGCCTAATGATTCTTCTATTGCAATCGAATTTGCCAGGTGAACCAGGCTAACCAACTCTTTATTGATCGTGGCTTTCCTGGGGTTATGATGAAATGCAACTGCTTCTTGCAGATGTAATGGAAAATTCCACTTATCACACAACCAAAATCCAATTTCGGTATGATCTATCCCTTGTATAGTTTGCTCAGCTTCCTTAAACGAAACATGAGTTTTGTCAATACAAGTAAGAATCTTGTCAAAATTATCATGAAGAAATTGATCTTCTACAATCTTTCCTATATCGTGAAACAAACCGGCGATGAATGCTTCCTCTGGTAAACCGATGTGGATTTGCCTGCATATTATTTTGCTTATTGTAGCACAACCGATGGAATGTAACCAAAATTCCTCCCTGTTAAATCTACTAACTCCACTACCTTTAAAAATGGAAAACACGGATGTCGCTAAGACCAAATTTTTAATCGTATTAAACCCTAATACAACAGTTGCCTGAGTAATGGTGGACACCTGCTTGGGTAAACCATAATATGCAGAATTTGCAGCTTTTAAAACTCTGCTAACCATAGCAGCATCCGTAGAAATAGCCCTGGCCAAACAAGCTGGAGACGTTTCCGGATTTTCTACTAACTCAATAACACGCTTAACAACCTTAGAAAGCGTAGGTAGAGTCTGTATCTGGCTGATGATGTTTTTCAGATTGTCCGGTTTTTTCATCATTTCTCGCATTTAGAATTTCTCGCATCCGTCTAGTGATTTTGGAAGGGCTGAAAGGCTTTGTCATATACTCATTAATTCCCACAAGCTTTGCTTTTTCGATGTCGTATTTACGCCATCGGTCCGTTATCCAGATTACATAAATATTTTGATGTTGTGAATTCTCTTTGATTTTTTGGCACAATTGCAGCCCACAAAAATCCGAAGCCAGATCATCGACAAATAAAACATCAGGATTAAAACCATTTTGGATATGCTCCCAAGCTTGTTTGGAAGAACGTACAGTTTCTACTCTATAGCCTTTTTCCGTCAACAACAAAGAAAGAGATCTGCTAATAAATATTTCGTTCACAGCAATTAGAATATTCGTTTTTCCAATCAAAAATTATCCTTATACTTTATTTTCAGATTCTAACTTTTTTATATTATCGACATAAATGACAGCTTTAATCATACTTTGAAAGCATCATTTAACTATTTAGTCTATTTTATCTTCAAAACCAGCAAGGTTAGATCATCTTTTTGTATGGTATTATGATTGAAATCTTGCACCCCTTCAAAAATTAATTTTACTAATTCTTTGGCAGATTCTCCTGCTGAATGAGCGATGTCACTCTTCAATTTATCGTATCCCAAAATTACTCCTTCAGGACTGTCGATCTCAACTAAGCCATCGGTATACATCACAAGAATATCTTTCGATTTAACAGTAACTGATTTTTCTTGGAATTGCACCTCAGGTAATACACCTAACAAAAGGCCTTCGGCATCCAGTTGGTTGATTTCTCTTGTTTTACCTCTATACCACATCACGGGGTGATGTCCACCATTCGCGTAGGTTAATTCTTTTGTTTTTCGATTGTAGCGAATTAGAAAAATCGAAATGAAAAATCCAGCTCGATTCAGATCTTCAAAGAGAGTCCTATTGGCTCGATTTAACACCTCTGATACCGGTATTGATTCCTGCATTAATGATTTAAGAACACTTCTTGTAACTGCCATCATTAGTGCAGCACTCACATTATGGCCCGATACATCTGCAATAACCAAATCCACACGGTCTTCATTCTCTATATAAAAATCAAAATAGTCACCCCCAATATTGGTTGCCGACCAGCATCTTCCAAAAATTTCTAAATCAGGGAGAACAGGAAAGTGATTCGGCAATAACCCGAGTTGAATCGTTTCTGCAATTTCCAGTTCCTTTTTCATTCTCTCCGATTCTTTAGCTGTTTCAATGAGGCGGTTATTATAAATTGCAATTGCTGCAATAGAAGCCACGGAATTTAAGAGCTTCAAATCGCCAGAAGTTAAGCTTTTGGTATTTCTTTTTTCAGTCACATTAATCACACCGATTGGTATTTCATTACCCTCGACATGTGTGCAAATCAGCGGCACGGAGATGAAAGACTCTGTTTTATAATCTCTGGTGTGAACTTTGACGTCATTTGGAATTTTACTACCATTTTGAACCAAAAGAGGCTCACCACGGCGTAGTACGTAACCACTGATACCCTCTTTTAATGAAATCCTGTGATTCTCCAATTGCTTTACATCAAAACCTTTCGCAGCAACAACGATCAGTTCTTCCGTCTCTTCCTCGAAGAGCATAATGGATATTCTTGCTACATCGAGAACAATTTCTATTTTTTCTATTAACACATCGAATATCTTATCCAGCTCAAAATCAGCTCCGATAGACTGACTTAATTCATAAAGAAGATTTAATTCCTCATAGCGATTCAATAATTCGGCGGAAAAGGAGTTCATCTCGGCTTCAACCCGAGATTGATTATTAAGCACAAGCTGTAATAATTGAACAAAGGTTTCTTTAAGCCCTAAAGAATACTTTTGAACATCTGGTGAGATTCCTAGGGTCAACGTTGTATCTTCACATTGCAGGCTTTCCTCCAGATATCCATTCTCAGTTCCATTTGAAGAAAAAATTAAACAACCCTCTCTTTTAATCCAGAATGAGAACGGTATCAATTGATTGATTTTTAGCATAATGCCTTCAAAGCAATCAGTTTCCAGTGTTACCGCTTTCGGTGTTGTAGTATTATCCTTCATTATGACGAGCTTACTCGTTTACTATCTTTTCAATAATCAATTGATTTCTTTGTTTACCCTTGCTGTAATCTAAGCGATCAACCAGGTTGTGAATGATCCTAAGTCCTCTTCCATGGTCCAATAATAAATCATGATCATTTCGTTGAATGACTTGCTCAAGAGAAAATCCGTCTCCGGAATCAAATACACGAATACAAATTTTATTTCCCTTTCCTTCAATTTTATAAGTCAATTTCTCTTGGCAATTTTTATGATTTACATGAAGATGAACATTGGTCAGAGCTTCTGTAAGACAAAGTTCAACCTCAAAGGCTAGATTCGGATTATCAGGCCAAATGGATTGAACAATATTTTTCCCCACCACAGAGAACCTGCGAATATTTTCAACAGTTCCTAAAAACGAAAACTCTACCCGAAAACTATCAGTTAGTGTTTTACTCATGTAAAATTAAATTACTTCAAAAATTTTGTTTAAGCGGGTTATTGAAAACATAGAAGAGACATGTTCTGTGAGCCCGGAAACTCGAATCGAACCTTTGTAACGCCTTGCCTCTCTTAGTCCATAGACAAGTGCTCCTAAACCGGAACTGTCTATAAAGGTGACTTTCTGTAAATCTAAAAGTAAATCGGTATTACCGGTGTAAACTTGATCAATAAGAATCTCACGGAGCTGATCTGCATTTTCAATATCAATGGTTTCCTCATCAACCAAAATCCTAATTGTATTATCCTGATTAAAGTAATTTACTTTCAATAAATTGTCCCAATATCAATGAGTTCAACCTTGAGGATATATTTTCCTTTATTTTATCTAAATCGGAAGGATTCGGTATTTCTTTAAAGAGGGTTCTGCAATCTTTCCTTTTTAAACTCTTATGACACGTTATTTATAAATATAAATAAATTATTTTAGAAACGCGTTTGACTATTTTCTTGTTTTATGAGATTCCGCTAAATAAGGTTTTACCCATAGCCGCTCTTTAAGCCGGAATCTCATCATTTCAAAGTGAAAAGATTGCGGCTAACAAAATCCGGAATTGTTAAAAAAGTTAATTTTCGTTCGGATGCAAGTTAAGAGAAGGGTAAAACTTTTATGGGAATTGTCTAAAAGGAATCTATCGAAGAGCTTTCTGCAGGGCGTCTTGAAGTTTATTTATATCCATCGGTTTAACTACATATTCATCAGCACCCTTTTGTAAAGCTTCCGTTTCTAATTCCCCGTTACCATATCCTGAAATCAAAACCACAAATACCTCGTTATCTTGTTTTTTGATTTGTGTTAACAACTCCAGGCCATTCATTCCTGGCATGTTGTAATCAATGATTGCTGCCCGAATGG
This candidate division KSB1 bacterium DNA region includes the following protein-coding sequences:
- a CDS encoding PAS domain S-box protein — protein: MKTLLQENYTRSNGEGQADFQNNFEEYKHIFQETRRLGDIHQVDKVFKCVIKILQQVVEFSGAAFIEKEKFADHYHLKNEYKLNSKLDKHLRWLERSGYLKWVSESDTVSLIPPDDEIASNHPLLIIPLLTGKKIIGALVVFLKINSKDITSNNSDLLTLIGSQAGVAFENARLYEEMATKSHVLSSMKSFMENSIESVGDGIIAIDLDKKISLFNSAAVEILGPQHDTAIGLRYNELFDQEFVDFLDQLFDLTLTKGENRDEFSYRNPISKKRFLMEIYATILKNDEGEKIGAIAVCRDLTEQQELTQLRQLDQLKDEFISTVSHELRTPLTSIKSFTGILKDLENCDAKSQREFLDIIDKESDRLIQLIEELLDISKINRGEFNSEIGFINIKAVFKKSLFVLQAVAGAKRINFEADFNGNEIVLSDEKRLIQVFVNLIGNAIKFSPDGGIIKIWTEKIKSNGMKDKCNYLKISIKDEGIGIPKESRTIVFEKFKQLRDDPSTKPSGSGLGLWLCKKIIEEHEGTIWVESEPNKGSTFIFTLPNPD
- a CDS encoding HDOD domain-containing protein, translated to MREMMKKPDNLKNIISQIQTLPTLSKVVKRVIELVENPETSPACLARAISTDAAMVSRVLKAANSAYYGLPKQVSTITQATVVLGFNTIKNLVLATSVFSIFKGSGVSRFNREEFWLHSIGCATISKIICRQIHIGLPEEAFIAGLFHDIGKIVEDQFLHDNFDKILTCIDKTHVSFKEAEQTIQGIDHTEIGFWLCDKWNFPLHLQEAVAFHHNPRKATINKELVSLVHLANSIAIEESLGNGGDPFMPAIDPIVEQILGITQPEIYELKEEIFDEYDKAIGFLELMVSK
- a CDS encoding response regulator, whose amino-acid sequence is MIGKTNILIAVNEIFISRSLSLLLTEKGYRVETVRSSKQAWEHIQNGFNPDVLFVDDLASDFCGLQLCQKIKENSQHQNIYVIWITDRWRKYDIEKAKLVGINEYMTKPFSPSKITRRMREILNARNDEKTGQSEKHHQPDTDSTYAF
- a CDS encoding SpoIIE family protein phosphatase, with product MKDNTTTPKAVTLETDCFEGIMLKINQLIPFSFWIKREGCLIFSSNGTENGYLEESLQCEDTTLTLGISPDVQKYSLGLKETFVQLLQLVLNNQSRVEAEMNSFSAELLNRYEELNLLYELSQSIGADFELDKIFDVLIEKIEIVLDVARISIMLFEEETEELIVVAAKGFDVKQLENHRISLKEGISGYVLRRGEPLLVQNGSKIPNDVKVHTRDYKTESFISVPLICTHVEGNEIPIGVINVTEKRNTKSLTSGDLKLLNSVASIAAIAIYNNRLIETAKESERMKKELEIAETIQLGLLPNHFPVLPDLEIFGRCWSATNIGGDYFDFYIENEDRVDLVIADVSGHNVSAALMMAVTRSVLKSLMQESIPVSEVLNRANRTLFEDLNRAGFFISIFLIRYNRKTKELTYANGGHHPVMWYRGKTREINQLDAEGLLLGVLPEVQFQEKSVTVKSKDILVMYTDGLVEIDSPEGVILGYDKLKSDIAHSAGESAKELVKLIFEGVQDFNHNTIQKDDLTLLVLKIK
- a CDS encoding ATP-binding protein produces the protein MSKTLTDSFRVEFSFLGTVENIRRFSVVGKNIVQSIWPDNPNLAFEVELCLTEALTNVHLHVNHKNCQEKLTYKIEGKGNKICIRVFDSGDGFSLEQVIQRNDHDLLLDHGRGLRIIHNLVDRLDYSKGKQRNQLIIEKIVNE
- a CDS encoding STAS domain-containing protein, producing MKVNYFNQDNTIRILVDEETIDIENADQLREILIDQVYTGNTDLLLDLQKVTFIDSSGLGALVYGLREARRYKGSIRVSGLTEHVSSMFSITRLNKIFEVI
- a CDS encoding response regulator — translated: MVGNKNVNVLIVDDEKDFRDLFAELVTRMGYSVITAENGKAALEKIKKKPIRAAIIDYNMPGMNGLELLTQIKKQDNEVFVVLISGYGNGELETEALQKGADEYVVKPMDINKLQDALQKALR